From the genome of Gemmatimonadales bacterium:
GATGGCCCGTAACGGTGCGGCCGCTTGGCGCGCGTCACCGGGGCCAGGACCTCGATGCCGAGGCCGCCGGCCTCCGCGGCCGAGACCGCGCCGACGTCCACGTAGGCGTTATCGAGGCTGAACGGATCGTCGGCGCCGCCGGTACGGCCGCGCGTGAGGTGAGTCGAGCGCACCCCGACCACGCCGGCCACCGCTCCCCTCCTGCCGAACACGGTCACGCGCTGGCCCTCGAGGAACTGGTCAAAGAGCGGGCTCGCCGGAGTGGTCCCTACCCGGCGCAGCGTGAGGTACCCGTCCGAGGTGATGCCTCCGACCACGTAACCGATCTCGTCCATCGGGCAGATGGCGATGCGCACCGGGTCGCCGGTGCCGCGCGTCCACACCACGTTGCCGGCGCGGTCGAGCGCCGAGCCCGGCACCGCGGCGAGCAGGCTGTCGGCCATCGCGTCCTCCAGGCCGGACACGGCGCTCATCGCGGCCATGCGGAGCACGAGCGTGTCGGAGGTCTGCGCGGAGGCCGGGCCGGCGAGCGCTGCCAGCAGGGCGGAGGCGAGGGCGTTACGCAGTCGTAAGCGCATGATCGAGGCCGGGTGGAAGGGTGTCCGCGGGGACGAAGCTCTGGGCTACGAGCGACAGGATCGGCAGGCCCGGCAGGTCGCCGGTGGCCCCCATTTGAGGCGTGCTGAACAGCCTGGCGAACCATCGCACTACAGCGGGCAACAGCAGGTGCTCGACCGCGAGCACGCGCGCCGACAGCGTCTCCGGCGTGTCGTCCACCGCCACCGGGACCGGCCACTGCGCGAGGATGCGACCGTGATCGTACTGCTCGTCTACCAGGTGCACGGTGGCGCCGGTGACCCGCACGCCGCTCGACAGCACCGCCAGGTGCACGCGCCGGCCGTACATCCCATGGCCGCCGAACGCCGGCAAGAGCGCCGGGTGCACGTTGAGGATCCGGTTGCGGTACGCCGCGACCACGAGATCGGGCACCCGCTTGAGGTACCCCGCCAGGACGACGAGATCGGTCTGGTGCGCGCGGAGCAGCTGCAGCAGGCCGCTCGAGTCCTGCCCGTCTTCCCTGATGACGGCGGTCGCCGCGCCGGCGCGCTGGGCGTGCTCGAACGCGCCCGCGTCAGGGCGGTTCGAGACGACCAGCGCCACCTGAGCGCCGGCGTCGTCCTTCAGCGCGTCGACCAGCGCCTGGAGATTGGAGCCGTGCCCGGAGGCCAGCACCGCGATGCGAACGCGTGGCACGACGGAAGATAGA
Proteins encoded in this window:
- the purN gene encoding phosphoribosylglycinamide formyltransferase, coding for MPRVRIAVLASGHGSNLQALVDALKDDAGAQVALVVSNRPDAGAFEHAQRAGAATAVIREDGQDSSGLLQLLRAHQTDLVVLAGYLKRVPDLVVAAYRNRILNVHPALLPAFGGHGMYGRRVHLAVLSSGVRVTGATVHLVDEQYDHGRILAQWPVPVAVDDTPETLSARVLAVEHLLLPAVVRWFARLFSTPQMGATGDLPGLPILSLVAQSFVPADTLPPGLDHALTTA